A single window of Ananas comosus cultivar F153 linkage group 19, ASM154086v1, whole genome shotgun sequence DNA harbors:
- the LOC109725245 gene encoding uncharacterized protein LOC109725245 produces MLMNRKTVAELLALNPMEAENTKYTCQAKLVEIDTIYGWWYKACYDCKGGVKDYDGTFWCNQCGKNDQSPVPWYKLNAIVADETGSANFTIFGKTAQDLIRIPAQQLATAINSNRFILPPIIKNVVEEKEEDVIDITEDGVRTSSKELQIA; encoded by the exons ATGCTTATGAATCGTAAAACTGTTGCTGAATTACTTGCATTAAATCCAATGGAAGCTGAG aatacGAAGTATACCTGTCAAGCTAAATTAGTAGAAATTGATACGATATATGGGTGGTGGTACAAGGCCTGCTATGATTGTAAAGGAGGAGTGAAAGATTATGATGGTACGTTTTGGTGTAATCAATGTGGAAAAAATGATCAGTCACCTGTACCATG gtACAAGTTAAATGCCATTGTTGCGGATGAGACCGGTTCAGCGAACTTCACTATTTTTGGCAAAACGGCGCAAGATTTGATACGAATCCCTGCTCAACAACTTGCTACTGCAATCAATTCAAATAGATTTATACTTCCTCCTATTATTAAAAATGTTGTTg aagaaaaggaagaagatgtCATAGACATTACAGAAGATGGTGTAAGGACAAGTTCTAAAGAATTGCAAATAGCGTAA